One segment of Carya illinoinensis cultivar Pawnee chromosome 13, C.illinoinensisPawnee_v1, whole genome shotgun sequence DNA contains the following:
- the LOC122291120 gene encoding protein CLT1, chloroplastic-like has protein sequence MVAAVITVGRYFAAASQLRDQQRSGMVLRSRLLVVGEVGTGGTWDGEEKEVSPCSCAVGHLAEKCGSEDQRVEEDGDSASRDRTVKVAMVGGGCRQWVGEHTWVDFNTTVVLGVGNRVLYKLALVPLKHYPFFLAQLATFGYVVVYFSILYLRYHAGIVTDEMLSMRKAPFLAVGFLEALGAATGMAAGAILSGASIPILSQTFLVWQILLSIIFLGRRYRVNQLLGCFFVAVGVIITVASGSSAGHSLKEAGIFWSLLMITSFLFQGADTVLKEVIFLDAARNLNVSKMVESFHHMFLDWS, from the exons ATGGTTGCAGCAGTCATCACGGTCGGCAGATATTTCGCGGCTGCCTCTCAACTACGTGATCAACAGCGGTCGGGGATGGTGCTGAGATCGCGGCTGTTGGTGGTGGGAGAGGTGGGGACCGGAGGGACGTGGGATGGGGAGGAGAAGGAGGTGAGCCCGTGCTCGTGCGCAGTGGGACATTTGGCGGAGAAGTGCGGGAGTGAGGATCAGAGGGTTGAGGAGGATGGAGATAGTGCGAGTAGGGATCGAACGGTGAAGGTGGCG ATGGTGGGTGGTGGCTGCAGACAGTGGGTGGGTGAGCACACTTGGGTTGACTTCAACACCACGGTGGTGCTGGGAGTAGGGAATCGGGTGTTGTATAAGCTGGCCCTGGTTCCTCTGAAGCATTACCCCTTCTTTTTGGCTCAGCTCGCTACTTTCGG ATATGTAGTTGTCTACTTCTCTATATTGTATCTCCGATACCATGCTGGCATTGTTACAGATGAAATGCTTTCCATGCGAAAAGCTCCATTTCTTGCCGTTGGTTTTTTGGAGGCCCTTGGTGCTGCTACTGGAATGGCAGCTGGAG CAATTCTTTCTGGAGCATCAATTCCAATTTTGTCTCAG aCTTTTCTTGTGTGGCAAATTCTTCTGTCAATTATTTTCCTCGGAAGGAGATATAGAGTAAACCAGCTACTCGGATGCTTTTTTGTGGCAGTTGGTGTAATCATAACTGTGGCAAG TGGATCTAGTGCTGGACATTCATTGAAGGAAGCTGGTATATTTTGGAGCCTTTTAATGATAACTTCATTTTTGTTTCAAGGGGCCGATACCGTGCTGAAG GAAGTAATCTTTTTGGATGCTGCCCGGAATTTAAATGTATCGAAGATGGTGGAATCCTTTCATCATATGTTCCTGGATTGGTCGTAA